The Panicum virgatum strain AP13 chromosome 3N, P.virgatum_v5, whole genome shotgun sequence genome includes the window CGACCATAGCATGTTTTGCATATTATAGTTTGCTGTCCACACAATTAATTCGAGTGTCCGTCGACTATAGATAGCCATTCGGGCCGCCTGGCCCGCCCCGGCCCTAGCACGAGCCCGGCCTGGCCCGCTCTTAGCTGTGCCGTGCCTGGCCCGGCCCAATTTCAagtcgggccgtgccgtgccagcCCACGGGCTCTACCAGCGGCCCAAGCACGGGCCCACGGGCCTATTTCGTGCGGGGCCAGCCCGCTGGAACCCGGCACTATAGTGCTGACCGGGCCACCCGAAGCCCATAATTCAAAATACATCACACCCTACTCCAAATTTAACAAGCAATCTAAAGCAATCTAATTCAAAATAAATCACAGATCACAGCTAGGCATACACAGAGACATATAGCAAAATATCACTTAACTGGTAAGTGATAACACAATTATAGAGCTGTTTTAACACTTGATCTATGTGATCAAGTGttgctgcctcattaaaaaccttccTAGGTAAAACTCACCCTTGTGAGAAACCCTAGGAAGGGAAAAAGAGTACAGCCCAACTCTATAATTGTTCAAAATTACATCACATTGTTCAAGTTCAGCAGACTCATTAGCACATTACAAACAGAAGATCAAATTGCAAAATAGTGAAACAGCACTGCTTACTTGGTGTTGGTGATGCTGCTGGCCTCTTGCCTAGGCCCAGCCTTGCCCCTTGCCTTCTCATGACTAGCCATTGGCTGGGACAGACCTAGCAAAGGCAGACAAGAGAAGAATCAATGAAGTTGATTTATGAAACTGTACATAATCAATGATTACTTGTGATTTGTGAAGCACTTACTCATTTCCAGTAGCCTGCCCTTCAGCATTGTCCTTGATGCCAAACATTAACTCCAAATCTTGCGTCAACTTCTCGACATCATGCTGCGTCCTTGCATCAGCAGCTTCCCAGTCCTTGACGCAGGTCAAGTACTCCACATTATGAGGCGCCAAGCGTCGTCGACGCTCCTCGATCACCCTGCCAGTGAGACTAAAGCAAGATTCCGAAGAGACAGTAGAAACTGGAACAGACATAACATCTTTTGCTAGTATGGACAGAATGGGATATGTCAGTTTGTGCTCATGCCACCGAATTAATATGTCAAAATCATCATCAAAGCATGTGACAGTGTCGCTGTCCAAGTAGGAAGCCAACTCTGAAACAAGAGGCACAGATACAGCAGCAGAAGTTGTAGATGCAAGAGCAGGAGAAGAGGGACTTGTACCAGCAGCAGCTCCATATATCTTACCtcaagcattttttttcttaccaGATGTTCCTGATATGTTGGAGGGCCTCTGCAACCTAACTGCACCATACTTGTTTTCATACTTGTTATACAGTTTGTACAGTTCAGCTCTTACCTCAGTGAAATAATTAGAATAATCAACACCAACAGACTAAGAAAGAAGCTGGAGAATATTATGAAATCCTCTCATCTTGGCCCTTGGATCCAAAACAAAAGCAAAGGAATACAAAAGAGGGATGTTTTGCCAATACTTGAGGAACTTCAGTTTCATAGGAGTCAAAATGCTCATGAGCAAAGGATCAGTCTCTCTGGCATGCAAATGACAAGCAATTTCAAGGATATGATGCAGCATCAGAGGACTAGTTGGATAATAAACACCAGACAAAGCAACAGTTGATTCATAAAAAATTCCAAGAAACTCCATGATTTTCTCAGCAACAGCCCAATGACCTTCACTGAGTAGTGGCTCACCATTAACCAAACCATAATTAGCAGCAATAAAGGTCGAGAAAGTGCCCTTGTATGGTATGAGATGCTTAAGCATGAGATAGGTAGAGTTCCATCTCACATCCATATCCAAACCAAACTTGCGAGGTTTAACCCCCTTAACAATGCAATAGTTATGAAATTCACCAATGCGTTGGTTAGAAGAGTTCAAATAAGTGATTGCAGTTCTAAAAGCCTCAAGATAAGACTTGATCCTTTTCAAACCAGATTTGACAATGAGATTTATAATGTGACATGCGCATCGCTGGTGCAAGAGTCCACGCAATGCATTATTATTTTCTCTGTTAACATTGTCAAGTGGTGCAGGATCAGGACCAAGATAACCAACAAACTTAGGAATGAGCTTTGACATAGCTCTGGAATTAGAAGAAGCATTATCAAGGGTCACAACAAAGATTTTATCTGTCAAACCAAACTCATGAACAACAGATTCAACACGTTCAGCAATGTTAACACCATTATGTGAGCAATTAATGAGCCTAAGCCTAATGACTCTCTTCTCTAACTCCCAATCAGCAGAAACAAAATGAGCAACCACACTAAGATAGTCTTCCTTAGCATTGCCCGACCAAATGTCAGAAGTGAGGCAAACAGATGTAACAGAACACAAGCTATCAATTAGAGAAGTACGACGCTCAAGAAAGTATTTTTCCAAATCTCTAGTAGTGGTCTGTCTAGAGACTCTAGAAAAACAAGGATTGTGAGCACGCCGAATGTACTCCTCAAATGCTTCTTCATAGCCAAAACCAAGAGGCAAATCAAGTCTAGAAATCAACCGGCACAGCTCTCTCCGAGCAACATCAGGTTTGTATTGCCAACCAGTGACTGAACCATCACCATTGAACTGGATGCGGGACTGCACTAAAGCAGCATGCTTAGCTTTCTTGACGCATTGCGTCTGGTGACGGAGCAGATGTCCAGTACCAGAAGAAGACCGAGCAGACAAAACATGATTACAGTGGCGGCACTTGGCAGCGATTCGTACCTGCTTGCCAGAGGGCAAGGTCTCAAAGATCGGCTCGAAGTCGTTCCAGGCACCAGACCTGGCACGCTTCAGCACGATGTTGTTGGCAGTAGAGGTAGTAGGCGTCGAGGACGGCGTCTGAGTCGCCGACGCGCCGACGCCATCACCTCCAGCACCAGCGCCGGCATCAGGGGCATCGACATTGATCGGAGCAACACTGTTACCGAACAATGCCTCAGCGCCGGCAGtcaggtcgtcgtcgtcgtccgcgggCAGGCCACACGCCCTGAGGTCATCGTTGACGGTGTACTCCTCCATGTCGTCCATCACGACGACCTCAGGGTGCAGCCCACCTTCGCATCAACCCTCGGCGGCTCCGTTCCTCAACGGCCGGCGGCCCCGAGTGCACGAGACCTGCACAAGAGACAAGACAGAGATGAAAGACGAGGGTTAGGGGTAGGGAAAAGAATGGAGATGGAAGacgagggttagggttagggttacggAGTACCTGCGCAGCCGGAGCCCGGAGCCGTAGAGAGGAGAGACAACGACGGCTAGACGGCAAAGACTACTGCGAACTCCGGCCAGTATTGGAGCGAGCCAGCTAGGTGCGTAGGAGCGCGAGATCTGCTCACCGAAGCGACGGAACCAAAGATCTACTCACAGGAGACGGAAGGGAAGACGAGAAGCCGGCGGGGGAAGCGGGTGCGGCCGTGCgggtcgccgctcgccgtccgaaatagcggcggcggccaggcggagCCGCGGACGCGGAGGGACCGAGGGAATGGGCGAATGGGATTGGGGATTTGGGGGCTAGGGTTACGGGCGGGGGGAGGCGGGGAgccgcgggcgagcgggcggagtaATATActcccccgccccctcccctggccAGCTGGGCTGGGCCGCGCCCGACCGGCGACCGCGCCCGAGGCCCCGTGCATTGGAGTTAGCGGGCCACTAACGGGCCGGCCTGCTAactccgtgccgggccgggtCGGCCCACGGGCGGGGGTACCGGCCCAGTCACGGGCACGGGGCAcgggccgtgccagcccggGCACGAAATggaccgggccgggccgggttcGGGCCGGGCCAAAAAAACGGGCTTCTGGGCGGGCCACCGGGTCACGGGCTGCATGGCTAACTATACCGTCGACCACTGGCTCACATGCAACACATCTCTTAGTTTGAGTTTAAACATGAATCTGGAGCTACATCCATATGCTTCTAAGACCATGCAAGAATGCCATTGTGCGCGCCGGCCCCTCGGTGTTGACAACCCCAAATCCGCGACGCGATGCGCAGGTCCAGCCCCCGACGCCGACTGCGTGTCCAAACGCCGCGCTCGATTCCGAAACCGACGGCGAGTCCTAGGCGGACATGGCTCCGCGCTCTTGTGGCTCGCCCCTACTCGCCCTTATTTAAGCACCCCATGCACCGCCGCTCCAAGAACACACCACCgcagcaacaagatcgttcaccTCCGTTCTGCAAAGCAGCAACACACCAAGAACTAACAGCGTAACAGCCATggcggagagggagggcgcGGTGGTGAAGAAGGGCCACGAGGAGGGCCTGAAGATGGCGGTGGCGCTGCTGGAGGAGTTCGGCCTGCCGCTGGGGCTGCTGCCGCTGGAGGACGTGATCGAGGTCGGGTTCGTGCGCGACACGGGGTACATGTGGATCAGCCAGCGCAAGAAGGTGGAGCACCAGTTCAAGAAGATCAGCAAGCAGGTGAGCTACGACGTGGAGATCACCGCCTACGTCAAGCCCAAGGGCATCAAGAAGCTCAAGGGCGTCAAGGCAAAGGAGCTCATGCTCTGGCCGCCCGTCAACGAGATGACCGTCGACGACCCGCCCACCGGGAAGATCCACTTCAAGAGCCTCGCCGGCGTCACCAAGACCTTCCCCGTCgacgccttcgccgccggccagTAGGCAAATCTTTGAATAATCATATATACTATAACATATATACCGCATCTAGTATAATCTGCTTTTTTATTAAGAAGTATAATCTGCTTGTGTATTGGGCACCACGCGTACGATAGATGAGCTGCTTATAGTATGTACCTGATGGATAATGTCTGAATTTTTCCTTGAAATAAGATGAAATAAAGCCAAAAATTCAAAATACGGTGCTCTCTACTACTTAGGTACCATATATCCTATGTATATATACCCTTCAGGTTCTGGAAGCCCAGAATTGAATTTTCCGAAACAGTTGCATGTGTTGAACGAGATCGAGCAACTCCGGTGGAGGCCCTTAAACAGGCTCTCATCTTACTTTTTAGGAGTTTTGAGGAAAAAAATTAACTCCAGTAGGGCTCCTATTTTGGCTGGCATTTTGCATGGGTCTCCAAATTCCAATCACAAGCCCCCAGCAATAGGAGCCTCCTATTCCACTCTCCCGGGCTtctcccgcgccgccaccaaccGACGACGTCGACAGCTCCGGCGAGGCCGACggaccggcggcggccttggtcCGGGCCCCCGCGTGGCCGGATCTGCCGCAGTCGGGCGGCCGGATCCACCCCTtccacgccggccgccacccGACCTCCGCACCGGCGGCCGGATACGCAGCTTTTCCTCTCTGGTGCGCCGC containing:
- the LOC120667411 gene encoding uncharacterized protein LOC120667411 → MAEREGAVVKKGHEEGLKMAVALLEEFGLPLGLLPLEDVIEVGFVRDTGYMWISQRKKVEHQFKKISKQVSYDVEITAYVKPKGIKKLKGVKAKELMLWPPVNEMTVDDPPTGKIHFKSLAGVTKTFPVDAFAAGQ
- the LOC120664568 gene encoding zinc finger BED domain-containing protein RICESLEEPER 2-like isoform X2 gives rise to the protein MDDMEEYTVNDDLRACGLPADDDDDLTAGAEALFGNSVAPINVDAPDAGAGAGGDGVGASATQTPSSTPTTSTANNIVLKRARSGAWNDFEPIFETLPSGKQSRIQFNGDGSVTGWQYKPDVARRELCRLISRLDLPLGFGYEEAFEEYIRRAHNPCFSRVSRQTTTRDLEKYFLERRTSLIDSLCSVTSVCLTSDIWSGNAKEDYLSVVAHFVSADWELEKRVIRLRLINCSHNGVNIAERVESVVHEFGLTDKIFVVTLDNASSNSRAMSKLIPKFVGYLGPDPAPLDNVNRENNNALRGLLHQRCACHIINLIVKSGLKRIKSYLEAFRTAITYLNSSNQRIGEFHNYCIVKGVKPRKFGLDMDVRWNSTYLMLKHLIPYKGTFSTFIAANYGLVNGEPLLSEGHWAVAEKIMEFLGIFYESTVALSGVYYPTSPLMLHHILEIACHLHARETDPLLMSILTPMKLKFLKYWQNIPLLYSFAFVLDPRAKMRGFHNILQLLS
- the LOC120664568 gene encoding zinc finger BED domain-containing protein RICESLEEPER 2-like isoform X1, with the translated sequence MDDMEEYTVNDDLRACGLPADDDDDLTAGAEALFGNSVAPINVDAPDAGAGAGGDGVGASATQTPSSTPTTSTANNIVLKRARSGAWNDFEPIFETLPSGKQVRIAAKCRHCNHVLSARSSSGTGHLLRHQTQCVKKAKHAALVQSRIQFNGDGSVTGWQYKPDVARRELCRLISRLDLPLGFGYEEAFEEYIRRAHNPCFSRVSRQTTTRDLEKYFLERRTSLIDSLCSVTSVCLTSDIWSGNAKEDYLSVVAHFVSADWELEKRVIRLRLINCSHNGVNIAERVESVVHEFGLTDKIFVVTLDNASSNSRAMSKLIPKFVGYLGPDPAPLDNVNRENNNALRGLLHQRCACHIINLIVKSGLKRIKSYLEAFRTAITYLNSSNQRIGEFHNYCIVKGVKPRKFGLDMDVRWNSTYLMLKHLIPYKGTFSTFIAANYGLVNGEPLLSEGHWAVAEKIMEFLGIFYESTVALSGVYYPTSPLMLHHILEIACHLHARETDPLLMSILTPMKLKFLKYWQNIPLLYSFAFVLDPRAKMRGFHNILQLLS